In Takifugu flavidus isolate HTHZ2018 unplaced genomic scaffold, ASM371156v2 ctg226, whole genome shotgun sequence, the following are encoded in one genomic region:
- the LOC130519843 gene encoding NLR family CARD domain-containing protein 3-like isoform X16: MLRIMFFNLLFCVSRLFLLNRLDSHLKMSECVMEEEERAESTVPSCVSMKSDRSKDLPLHFGIGPQGSPLKMDEDRAESTVPSCVSLKSDRSKHEPITFGIGPQGSPLKMDGDRAESTVPSWVSLKSDQSKQRLITFRSSGQIERGEHILSNWDQAAPPGESSCSQSGSRSGDAEMKPKQRSDLQEVIEGHKMSLKRRCEHVTEGTHEAGSGTLLNKIYTELYITEGQSEEVDTQHEVRQLERTSKKNIQDTPIKCQDIFKVLSEQQRHIRVVLTNGVAGVGKTFSVQKFSLDWAEGLENQDISLVLPLSCRELNLIRDEQHSLLSMLHVFHPTLQKIRAEDLTVWKLLFIFDGLDESRFSLGFNKHQVISDVTQVSSVDLLLMNLIQGNLLPSALIWITSRPAAAHQIPPSCVDRITEVRGFTDSQKEEYFRRRFSDEDLSKRIISHIKASRSLHIMCLIPVFCWITAIVLEDMMTRDQRGELPQTLTDLYSHFLMVQIKRKKQKYGGEQRPEELTEADKELLLKLGRLAFEHLEKGNIMFYSEDLERCGLDVSEVSVYSGVCTEIFKRESVIFQKSVYCFVHLSIQEFLAAVYMFHLYTRKDTAVINKFLEYSEPNPFTRFTLLFAKNNPLTSLDDFLRRALMKSLDSKNGHLDLFVRFLHGLSLESNQRILGGLLDQRNSHPETIQKVLNNLKEVNSDEFSPDRSINIFHCLMEMKNQSVHQEIQEFLKSEKKSERKLSEIHCSALAYLLQMSEEVLDELNLDQYNTSEEGRRRLIPAVRNCRKFVLSDCSLSETSCDSVASALKSNLSHLRVLDLSLNTLQDSGVKRLCSGLESPNCKLERLRLERCRLSEISCDSLASALRSNPSHLRELDLSKNQLKDSGVKLLSDLVENPHYGLETLRQ, encoded by the exons atgctgagaatcatgttctttaatcttcttttctgtgtcagcagactgttcctgcttaaccgtttagactcacatttaaaaatgagcgaatgtgtgatggaagaggaagagagagcagagtccacagtgcccagctgtgtgtccatgaagagcgacaggtccaaagaccTCCCTTTacacttcggtattggacctcaaggctcacctttaaa gatggacgaggacagagcagagtccacagtgcccagctgtgtgtccctgaagagtgaccggtccaaacacGAACCTATCaccttcggtattggacctcaaggctcacctttaaa gatggacggggacagagcagagtccacagtgcccagctgggtgtccctgaagagtgaccagtccaaacaACGActaataaccttcagaagttcaggccaaat tgagaggggggagcacatcctatcaaactgggaccaggcagctccaccaggagagtcctcttgttcacaatctggaagcagatctggagatgctgaaatgaagcccaaacaaa gaagtgatctgcaggaggtgatagaaggtcataagatgagtctgaagagaagatgtgaacatgtgactgaaggaactcatgaagcaggaagtggaaccctgctgaacaagatctacactgagctctacatcactgagggacaaagtgaggaggtggacacacaacatgaggtgagacagcttgagagaacctccaagaagaacatccaggacactccaatcaagtgccaggacatcttcaaagtcttatctgagcaacagagacacatcagagtggttctgaccaacggtgtcgccggcgttggaaaaaccttctcagtgcagaagttcagtctggactgggcagaaggtttggagaaccaagacatcagtctggtgcttccgctctcatgcagggagctgaacttgatcagagatgagcagcacagtcttctctcaatgcttcatgttttccatccaacattacagaagatcagagcagaagatctgactgtctggaaacttctgttcatctttgatggcctggatgaaagcagattttcactgggtttcaacaagcatcaggtcatctctgatgtcacacaagtatcgtctgTTGACCTGCTCCTgatgaacctcatccaggggaacctgcttccctcagctctcatctggatcacctccagacctgcagcagcccatcagattcctccctcgtgtgttgacaggatcacagaagtacgaggcttcactgactcccagaaggaggagtatttcaggaggaggttcagtgatgaagatctgtccaagagaatcatctcacacatcaaggcctccaggagcctccacatcatgtgtctgatcccagttttctgctggatcactgctatagttctggaggacatgatgaccagagaccagagaggagagctgccccaaaccctgactgacctctactcacacttcctgatggttcagataaagaggaagaagcagaagtatggaggagagcagagaccagaggaactgactgaggctgataaagaactccttctgaagttgggtcggctggcgtttgaacatctggagaaaggaaacatcatgttctactcagaagacctggagcgatgtggactggacgtctccgaggtgtcggtgtactcaggagtttgtacagagatcttcaagagagagagtgtgatcttccagaaatcagtctactgctttgttcatctgagcattcaggagtttctggctgccgtctacatgttccacctttacaccaggaaagacacagcggttataaataagttcctagaatattctgaaccaaaccccTTTACCAGGTTTACATTGttgtttgcaaaaaacaatccactcacatctcttgatgacttcctcaggagagcactaatgaaatctcttgacagtaaaaatggccacctggacttgtttgttcgcttccttcatggtctctctctggagtccaatcagaggatcttgggtggactgttggatcagaggaacagccacccagaaaccatccagaaggtcctcaacaacctgaaggaggtgaacagtgatgaattctccccagacagaagcatcaacatcttccactgtctgatggagatgaagaatcagtcagtccatcaggagatccaagagttcctgaagtcagagaagaaatcagagaggaaactgtcagagatccactgttcagctctggcttacctgctgcagatgtcagaggaggttctggatgagctgaacctggatcagtacaacacctcagaggagggacgacgtcgcctgattccagctgtgaggaactgcaggaagttcgt cctaagtgactgcagtttatcagagaccagctgtgattctgtggcctcagctctgaagtccaacctctcccatctgagggttctggacctgagcctcaacacgttgcaggattcaggagtgaagcggctctgttctggactggagagtccaaactgtaaactggagaggctcag attagagcgctgcaggttatcagagatcagctgtgactctctggcctcggcgctgaggtccaatccctcccatctcagagaactggacctgagtaagaaccagctgaaggattcaggagtgaagctgctgtctgatctcgtagagaatccacactatgggctggagacattgagacagtag
- the LOC130519843 gene encoding NLR family CARD domain-containing protein 3-like isoform X12, which translates to MLRIMFFNLLFCVSRLFLLNRLDSHLKMSECVMEEEERAESTVPSCVSMKSDRSKDLPLHFGIGPQGSPLKMDEDRAESTVPSCVSLKSDRSKHEPITFGIGPQGSPLKMDGDRAESTVPSWVSLKSDQSKQRLITFRSSGQIERGEHILSNWDQAAPPGESSCSQSGSRSGDAEMKPKQRSDLQEVIEGHKMSLKRRCEHVTEGTHEAGSGTLLNKIYTELYITEGQSEEVDTQHEVRQLERTSKKNIQDTPIKCQDIFKVLSEQQRHIRVVLTNGVAGVGKTFSVQKFSLDWAEGLENQDISLVLPLSCRELNLIRDEQHSLLSMLHVFHPTLQKIRAEDLTVWKLLFIFDGLDESRFSLGFNKHQVISDVTQVSSVDLLLMNLIQGNLLPSALIWITSRPAAAHQIPPSCVDRITEVRGFTDSQKEEYFRRRFSDEDLSKRIISHIKASRSLHIMCLIPVFCWITAIVLEDMMTRDQRGELPQTLTDLYSHFLMVQIKRKKQKYGGEQRPEELTEADKELLLKLGRLAFEHLEKGNIMFYSEDLERCGLDVSEVSVYSGVCTEIFKRESVIFQKSVYCFVHLSIQEFLAAVYMFHLYTRKDTAVINKFLEYSEPNPFTRFTLLFAKNNPLTSLDDFLRRALMKSLDSKNGHLDLFVRFLHGLSLESNQRILGGLLDQRNSHPETIQKVLNNLKEVNSDEFSPDRSINIFHCLMEMKNQSVHQEIQEFLKSEKKSERKLSEIHCSALAYLLQMSEEVLDELNLDQYNTSEEGRRRLIPAVRNCRKFVLSDCSLSETSCDSVASALKSNLSHLRVLDLSLNTLQDSGVKRLCSGLESPNCKLERLRLRSCSLSKISCGSLASALRSNPSHLRELDLSLNNLKDPGVKLLCGFLHFPNCRLETLRLRLCSLSEISCGSLASALRSNPSHLRELDLSENQLQDSGVKRLCSGLESPNCKLERLRLNYCSLSEISCDSLASALRSNPSHLRELDLSQNQLQDPGVKLLCVFSTFQTADWKL; encoded by the exons atgctgagaatcatgttctttaatcttcttttctgtgtcagcagactgttcctgcttaaccgtttagactcacatttaaaaatgagcgaatgtgtgatggaagaggaagagagagcagagtccacagtgcccagctgtgtgtccatgaagagcgacaggtccaaagaccTCCCTTTacacttcggtattggacctcaaggctcacctttaaa gatggacgaggacagagcagagtccacagtgcccagctgtgtgtccctgaagagtgaccggtccaaacacGAACCTATCaccttcggtattggacctcaaggctcacctttaaa gatggacggggacagagcagagtccacagtgcccagctgggtgtccctgaagagtgaccagtccaaacaACGActaataaccttcagaagttcaggccaaat tgagaggggggagcacatcctatcaaactgggaccaggcagctccaccaggagagtcctcttgttcacaatctggaagcagatctggagatgctgaaatgaagcccaaacaaa gaagtgatctgcaggaggtgatagaaggtcataagatgagtctgaagagaagatgtgaacatgtgactgaaggaactcatgaagcaggaagtggaaccctgctgaacaagatctacactgagctctacatcactgagggacaaagtgaggaggtggacacacaacatgaggtgagacagcttgagagaacctccaagaagaacatccaggacactccaatcaagtgccaggacatcttcaaagtcttatctgagcaacagagacacatcagagtggttctgaccaacggtgtcgccggcgttggaaaaaccttctcagtgcagaagttcagtctggactgggcagaaggtttggagaaccaagacatcagtctggtgcttccgctctcatgcagggagctgaacttgatcagagatgagcagcacagtcttctctcaatgcttcatgttttccatccaacattacagaagatcagagcagaagatctgactgtctggaaacttctgttcatctttgatggcctggatgaaagcagattttcactgggtttcaacaagcatcaggtcatctctgatgtcacacaagtatcgtctgTTGACCTGCTCCTgatgaacctcatccaggggaacctgcttccctcagctctcatctggatcacctccagacctgcagcagcccatcagattcctccctcgtgtgttgacaggatcacagaagtacgaggcttcactgactcccagaaggaggagtatttcaggaggaggttcagtgatgaagatctgtccaagagaatcatctcacacatcaaggcctccaggagcctccacatcatgtgtctgatcccagttttctgctggatcactgctatagttctggaggacatgatgaccagagaccagagaggagagctgccccaaaccctgactgacctctactcacacttcctgatggttcagataaagaggaagaagcagaagtatggaggagagcagagaccagaggaactgactgaggctgataaagaactccttctgaagttgggtcggctggcgtttgaacatctggagaaaggaaacatcatgttctactcagaagacctggagcgatgtggactggacgtctccgaggtgtcggtgtactcaggagtttgtacagagatcttcaagagagagagtgtgatcttccagaaatcagtctactgctttgttcatctgagcattcaggagtttctggctgccgtctacatgttccacctttacaccaggaaagacacagcggttataaataagttcctagaatattctgaaccaaaccccTTTACCAGGTTTACATTGttgtttgcaaaaaacaatccactcacatctcttgatgacttcctcaggagagcactaatgaaatctcttgacagtaaaaatggccacctggacttgtttgttcgcttccttcatggtctctctctggagtccaatcagaggatcttgggtggactgttggatcagaggaacagccacccagaaaccatccagaaggtcctcaacaacctgaaggaggtgaacagtgatgaattctccccagacagaagcatcaacatcttccactgtctgatggagatgaagaatcagtcagtccatcaggagatccaagagttcctgaagtcagagaagaaatcagagaggaaactgtcagagatccactgttcagctctggcttacctgctgcagatgtcagaggaggttctggatgagctgaacctggatcagtacaacacctcagaggagggacgacgtcgcctgattccagctgtgaggaactgcaggaagttcgt cctaagtgactgcagtttatcagagaccagctgtgattctgtggcctcagctctgaagtccaacctctcccatctgagggttctggacctgagcctcaacacgttgcaggattcaggagtgaagcggctctgttctggactggagagtccaaactgtaaactggagaggctcag attaaggagctgcagtttatcaaagatcagctgtggctctctggcctcggcactgaggtccaatccctcccatctcagagaactggacctcagcctcaacaatctgaaggatccaggagtgaagctgctctgtggttttctccactttccaaactgccgactggaaactctgag attaaggctctgcagcttatcagagatcagctgtggctctctggcctcggcgctgaggtccaatccctcccatctcagagaactggacctgagtgagaaccagctgcaggattcaggagtgaagcggctctgttctggactggagagtccaaactgtaaactggagaggctcag attaaactactgcagcttatcagagatcagctgtgactctctggcctcggcgctgaggtccaatccctcccatctcagagaactggacctgagtcagaaccagctgcaggatccaggagtgaagctgctctgtgttttctccactttccaaactgccgactggaaactctga
- the LOC130519843 gene encoding NLR family CARD domain-containing protein 3-like isoform X14: MLRIMFFNLLFCVSRLFLLNRLDSHLKMSECVMEEEERAESTVPSCVSMKSDRSKDLPLHFGIGPQGSPLKMDEDRAESTVPSCVSLKSDRSKHEPITFGIGPQGSPLKMDGDRAESTVPSWVSLKSDQSKQRLITFRSSGQIERGEHILSNWDQAAPPGESSCSQSGSRSGDAEMKPKQRSDLQEVIEGHKMSLKRRCEHVTEGTHEAGSGTLLNKIYTELYITEGQSEEVDTQHEVRQLERTSKKNIQDTPIKCQDIFKVLSEQQRHIRVVLTNGVAGVGKTFSVQKFSLDWAEGLENQDISLVLPLSCRELNLIRDEQHSLLSMLHVFHPTLQKIRAEDLTVWKLLFIFDGLDESRFSLGFNKHQVISDVTQVSSVDLLLMNLIQGNLLPSALIWITSRPAAAHQIPPSCVDRITEVRGFTDSQKEEYFRRRFSDEDLSKRIISHIKASRSLHIMCLIPVFCWITAIVLEDMMTRDQRGELPQTLTDLYSHFLMVQIKRKKQKYGGEQRPEELTEADKELLLKLGRLAFEHLEKGNIMFYSEDLERCGLDVSEVSVYSGVCTEIFKRESVIFQKSVYCFVHLSIQEFLAAVYMFHLYTRKDTAVINKFLEYSEPNPFTRFTLLFAKNNPLTSLDDFLRRALMKSLDSKNGHLDLFVRFLHGLSLESNQRILGGLLDQRNSHPETIQKVLNNLKEVNSDEFSPDRSINIFHCLMEMKNQSVHQEIQEFLKSEKKSERKLSEIHCSALAYLLQMSEEVLDELNLDQYNTSEEGRRRLIPAVRNCRKFVLSDCSLSETSCDSVASALKSNLSHLRVLDLSLNTLQDSGVKRLCSGLESPNCKLERLRLRSCSLSKISCGSLASALRSNPSHLRELDLSLNNLKDPGVKLLCGFLHFPNCRLETLRLERCRLSEISCDSLASALRSNPSHLRELDLSKNQLKDSGVKLLSDLVENPHYGLETLRQ, encoded by the exons atgctgagaatcatgttctttaatcttcttttctgtgtcagcagactgttcctgcttaaccgtttagactcacatttaaaaatgagcgaatgtgtgatggaagaggaagagagagcagagtccacagtgcccagctgtgtgtccatgaagagcgacaggtccaaagaccTCCCTTTacacttcggtattggacctcaaggctcacctttaaa gatggacgaggacagagcagagtccacagtgcccagctgtgtgtccctgaagagtgaccggtccaaacacGAACCTATCaccttcggtattggacctcaaggctcacctttaaa gatggacggggacagagcagagtccacagtgcccagctgggtgtccctgaagagtgaccagtccaaacaACGActaataaccttcagaagttcaggccaaat tgagaggggggagcacatcctatcaaactgggaccaggcagctccaccaggagagtcctcttgttcacaatctggaagcagatctggagatgctgaaatgaagcccaaacaaa gaagtgatctgcaggaggtgatagaaggtcataagatgagtctgaagagaagatgtgaacatgtgactgaaggaactcatgaagcaggaagtggaaccctgctgaacaagatctacactgagctctacatcactgagggacaaagtgaggaggtggacacacaacatgaggtgagacagcttgagagaacctccaagaagaacatccaggacactccaatcaagtgccaggacatcttcaaagtcttatctgagcaacagagacacatcagagtggttctgaccaacggtgtcgccggcgttggaaaaaccttctcagtgcagaagttcagtctggactgggcagaaggtttggagaaccaagacatcagtctggtgcttccgctctcatgcagggagctgaacttgatcagagatgagcagcacagtcttctctcaatgcttcatgttttccatccaacattacagaagatcagagcagaagatctgactgtctggaaacttctgttcatctttgatggcctggatgaaagcagattttcactgggtttcaacaagcatcaggtcatctctgatgtcacacaagtatcgtctgTTGACCTGCTCCTgatgaacctcatccaggggaacctgcttccctcagctctcatctggatcacctccagacctgcagcagcccatcagattcctccctcgtgtgttgacaggatcacagaagtacgaggcttcactgactcccagaaggaggagtatttcaggaggaggttcagtgatgaagatctgtccaagagaatcatctcacacatcaaggcctccaggagcctccacatcatgtgtctgatcccagttttctgctggatcactgctatagttctggaggacatgatgaccagagaccagagaggagagctgccccaaaccctgactgacctctactcacacttcctgatggttcagataaagaggaagaagcagaagtatggaggagagcagagaccagaggaactgactgaggctgataaagaactccttctgaagttgggtcggctggcgtttgaacatctggagaaaggaaacatcatgttctactcagaagacctggagcgatgtggactggacgtctccgaggtgtcggtgtactcaggagtttgtacagagatcttcaagagagagagtgtgatcttccagaaatcagtctactgctttgttcatctgagcattcaggagtttctggctgccgtctacatgttccacctttacaccaggaaagacacagcggttataaataagttcctagaatattctgaaccaaaccccTTTACCAGGTTTACATTGttgtttgcaaaaaacaatccactcacatctcttgatgacttcctcaggagagcactaatgaaatctcttgacagtaaaaatggccacctggacttgtttgttcgcttccttcatggtctctctctggagtccaatcagaggatcttgggtggactgttggatcagaggaacagccacccagaaaccatccagaaggtcctcaacaacctgaaggaggtgaacagtgatgaattctccccagacagaagcatcaacatcttccactgtctgatggagatgaagaatcagtcagtccatcaggagatccaagagttcctgaagtcagagaagaaatcagagaggaaactgtcagagatccactgttcagctctggcttacctgctgcagatgtcagaggaggttctggatgagctgaacctggatcagtacaacacctcagaggagggacgacgtcgcctgattccagctgtgaggaactgcaggaagttcgt cctaagtgactgcagtttatcagagaccagctgtgattctgtggcctcagctctgaagtccaacctctcccatctgagggttctggacctgagcctcaacacgttgcaggattcaggagtgaagcggctctgttctggactggagagtccaaactgtaaactggagaggctcag attaaggagctgcagtttatcaaagatcagctgtggctctctggcctcggcactgaggtccaatccctcccatctcagagaactggacctcagcctcaacaatctgaaggatccaggagtgaagctgctctgtggttttctccactttccaaactgccgactggaaactctgag attagagcgctgcaggttatcagagatcagctgtgactctctggcctcggcgctgaggtccaatccctcccatctcagagaactggacctgagtaagaaccagctgaaggattcaggagtgaagctgctgtctgatctcgtagagaatccacactatgggctggagacattgagacagtag